From the genome of Kaistella daneshvariae, one region includes:
- a CDS encoding sensor histidine kinase — protein MKQRNILSKFNNWIIYLLLTSAVVAIVVASIVLIDYLRKEEIKRIELFATAIKYQQEEIIEDPVTLDLILQISKTNNTIPVIVTDKNKIPIDGEGFQVNIPENIRKDPKKMLSLLREMESSYRPIELQMPDGNNQYVFYTNSKLLNNLRYTPYILGLLILAYIFFSLWFLRTIKKTDEGFVWAGLAKETAHQIGTPLSSMIGWIEILRMENENSVGVKEIENDINRLKTISERFSKIGSVPELNDLNINETVQQNYDYLKSRISKKVKFMLVLPKQQLLIPHNRILMSWVIENVVKNAVDAMKGEGRLEIELYEKNNTTIIDVKDSGSGMTSSQARNAFKAGYSTKKRGWGLGLSLARRVVKEYHRGDIKIAATAPGVGTTFRIMMRNSKFS, from the coding sequence GTGAAACAGCGGAATATTTTATCGAAATTCAACAACTGGATTATTTATCTTCTGCTGACTTCCGCAGTGGTGGCGATTGTTGTTGCGTCGATCGTGCTTATCGATTACCTGCGGAAAGAGGAAATCAAGCGCATTGAACTTTTTGCAACCGCTATTAAATATCAGCAGGAAGAGATTATTGAAGACCCGGTGACTTTAGACTTAATCCTGCAGATCTCCAAAACCAATAATACCATTCCCGTAATCGTCACAGACAAAAATAAAATCCCAATTGATGGCGAAGGTTTCCAGGTTAATATTCCGGAAAATATACGGAAAGACCCGAAAAAAATGCTGTCGCTGCTGCGCGAAATGGAAAGTTCTTACAGACCCATCGAACTGCAAATGCCGGACGGAAATAACCAGTACGTTTTTTACACCAACTCCAAACTGCTGAATAATTTGCGCTACACGCCTTATATTTTGGGACTTTTAATTCTGGCCTACATCTTTTTTTCCCTCTGGTTTTTGCGCACCATCAAAAAAACCGATGAAGGTTTTGTGTGGGCAGGTTTGGCCAAAGAAACCGCGCACCAAATCGGAACGCCTTTATCATCGATGATTGGGTGGATTGAAATTCTACGCATGGAAAATGAAAACAGCGTCGGCGTAAAAGAAATTGAAAATGACATCAACCGCCTGAAAACAATTTCCGAAAGATTTTCAAAAATCGGTTCGGTGCCGGAGCTGAACGATTTGAACATCAATGAAACGGTGCAGCAGAATTACGATTATTTAAAGTCCAGGATTTCGAAAAAAGTGAAATTTATGCTTGTTTTGCCGAAACAGCAGTTGCTGATTCCGCATAACCGGATTTTGATGAGCTGGGTGATTGAAAATGTGGTAAAAAATGCCGTTGATGCTATGAAAGGAGAAGGTCGGCTGGAAATTGAACTCTACGAAAAAAATAATACCACCATAATCGATGTAAAAGATTCCGGTTCAGGGATGACAAGTTCACAGGCGCGAAACGCCTTTAAAGCAGGTTATTCCACGAAGAAGCGAGGCTGGGGGCTTGGTCTTTCCCTTGCGCGTCGTGTGGTGAAGGAGTATCACCGCGGCGATATAAAAATTGCGGCAACTGCGCCTGGCGTCGGAACTACTTTTCGTATTATGATGCGGAATTCTAAATTCAGCTAA
- a CDS encoding M1 family metallopeptidase — MKKTVIFLLISSGFFSAQQPTKQDTLKGSNTEFRNFWDVKKYEISVEPKFADQSVSGTNKISFEILRDVTNPVFQIDLQQPMDYIIIDSDEKLCSSKREGNFIFIETKRTYKKGENHSFTVQFFGNPTVAKNAPWDGGWVFKKDENGNPWMSVAQEGIGASVWLPSKDLWSDEPDNGILMKIITPKDLVGVGNGRLISQKTEKDKSIFTWEVKNPINLYSIVPNVGKYVNFKDSYAGEKGALDLDYWVLDYNLDKAKKQFTQVKPMMKAFEYWFGPYPFYEDSYKLIETPYLGMEHQSGVGYGNHYENGYLGRDLSGTGVGLSWDFIIIHESGHEWFANNITAKEKADMWVHEGFTNYSETLFVENFIDKGSAEKYVVGIRRNIRNDEPIIGKYGIAKSGSGDMYYKGANMLHTIRQIINNDAKFREILRGLNSDFYHQTVTSKKVENYISQKSGIDFSTVFDQYLRTTQIPTLQYSQNGNTLKFRYDAAVKNLKLPIRINGNQEIKPTEKWQTVKLSSAEPVKFDENYYIYYSAQK; from the coding sequence ATGAAAAAAACAGTCATTTTCCTGCTAATTTCCTCGGGATTTTTTTCCGCGCAGCAACCCACAAAACAAGACACTTTAAAAGGTTCAAATACCGAATTCCGGAATTTTTGGGACGTTAAAAAATATGAAATTTCCGTAGAACCAAAGTTTGCAGATCAGTCGGTTTCCGGCACCAATAAAATCAGTTTTGAAATTCTGCGCGATGTCACCAATCCCGTTTTTCAAATTGATTTACAGCAACCGATGGATTATATAATCATCGATTCTGATGAGAAATTATGCTCATCCAAACGCGAGGGAAATTTCATTTTCATTGAAACAAAACGCACCTATAAAAAAGGAGAAAATCATTCGTTCACCGTCCAATTTTTTGGAAATCCCACGGTAGCGAAAAATGCGCCCTGGGATGGTGGCTGGGTTTTCAAAAAAGATGAGAACGGCAATCCGTGGATGTCTGTCGCGCAGGAAGGCATCGGCGCTTCGGTTTGGTTGCCATCAAAAGATCTTTGGAGCGATGAGCCGGACAATGGAATTTTAATGAAAATCATCACGCCAAAAGATTTGGTTGGTGTCGGAAATGGCAGACTAATTTCGCAAAAAACCGAAAAAGATAAAAGTATCTTCACCTGGGAAGTAAAAAATCCCATCAACCTCTACTCCATTGTACCAAATGTCGGAAAATATGTAAATTTCAAAGATTCTTACGCCGGCGAAAAAGGCGCGCTGGATTTGGATTATTGGGTTTTGGACTATAATCTTGACAAGGCCAAAAAGCAGTTTACGCAGGTAAAACCGATGATGAAAGCCTTTGAATATTGGTTCGGGCCGTATCCATTTTATGAAGATTCTTATAAATTAATTGAAACACCGTATTTGGGGATGGAACATCAAAGTGGTGTCGGCTACGGAAATCATTATGAAAATGGTTATTTAGGGCGCGATTTATCGGGAACTGGCGTTGGTTTAAGTTGGGATTTCATCATCATTCATGAAAGCGGCCACGAATGGTTTGCGAACAATATTACGGCGAAAGAAAAAGCGGATATGTGGGTTCATGAAGGTTTCACGAATTATTCTGAAACATTATTTGTGGAAAATTTCATCGATAAAGGTTCGGCGGAAAAATATGTGGTGGGAATCCGGAGAAACATCAGAAATGATGAACCGATTATCGGAAAATACGGAATTGCAAAATCCGGCAGCGGCGATATGTATTATAAAGGTGCAAATATGCTTCACACGATTCGCCAAATTATTAATAACGACGCGAAGTTCCGTGAAATTTTACGAGGTTTGAATTCAGATTTTTATCATCAAACCGTAACATCAAAAAAGGTTGAAAACTATATTTCCCAGAAATCTGGCATTGATTTTTCGACAGTATTTGATCAATATTTACGCACCACACAAATCCCCACTCTACAGTATTCGCAAAACGGAAATACTTTAAAATTCCGTTACGACGCGGCGGTGAAAAACTTAAAACTGCCGATTAGAATTAATGGAAATCAGGAAATAAAGCCGACCGAGAAATGGCAAACTGTAAAATTGTCCTCCGCGGAGCCGGTAAAATTTGACGAAAATTATTATATTTATTATAGCGCTCAAAAATAA
- a CDS encoding glutaminyl-peptide cyclotransferase produces the protein MKLRIFSALFALIFLFSCNNDKEVLNTLNDYNLSMESKGYHFGDKLDLPAKVLENAESITISFGDKETDKLVVDPKFFTLGDNAVTFNIKKKGGEILTQDATINVFAKNPEAVLTYEIVKEYPHDPNNFVQGFELEGNTIYESEGQFGESRILKYTLGTTNALNEAPQASDVFSEGCTIVGDKIYQLTWRNKKGFIYDKNSFKLLSEFDYPNVMGEGWGLTYDGKNLIASDGTKNIYFLDVNDPSKMVRYISVAGNTEAYDQLNELEFHDGFIYSNVWQKPIILKIDPKTGEIVGKFDFSEIAKKHETDNDSVLNGITFKGENMLVTGKNWPTIYEVKIK, from the coding sequence ATGAAACTTCGAATTTTTTCCGCCCTTTTTGCCCTGATTTTTCTGTTTTCCTGTAACAACGACAAGGAAGTTCTGAACACTTTAAACGATTACAACCTGTCGATGGAAAGCAAAGGTTATCATTTCGGCGATAAGTTGGATTTGCCTGCAAAAGTGCTTGAAAATGCGGAAAGCATCACTATCAGCTTTGGTGATAAGGAAACCGATAAACTCGTTGTGGACCCGAAATTTTTTACGCTTGGCGATAATGCGGTGACATTTAACATTAAAAAGAAAGGCGGCGAAATTTTAACGCAGGATGCTACCATCAATGTTTTTGCGAAAAATCCAGAAGCTGTTTTGACTTATGAAATTGTAAAAGAATATCCACACGACCCGAATAATTTCGTTCAGGGATTTGAGCTGGAAGGAAATACGATTTACGAATCTGAAGGACAGTTTGGCGAATCCCGGATTTTAAAATATACATTGGGAACGACAAATGCTTTGAACGAAGCGCCGCAAGCTTCAGACGTTTTTTCTGAAGGTTGCACCATTGTCGGTGACAAAATTTATCAGCTGACCTGGAGAAATAAAAAAGGCTTTATTTACGACAAAAATTCTTTCAAATTATTAAGCGAATTCGATTATCCAAACGTGATGGGCGAAGGTTGGGGATTGACTTATGACGGAAAAAATCTCATCGCATCCGACGGCACGAAAAATATTTATTTTCTGGATGTGAATGACCCCTCGAAAATGGTGCGTTATATTTCGGTTGCCGGAAATACGGAAGCTTACGACCAATTGAACGAGCTGGAATTTCACGACGGATTTATTTATTCTAATGTTTGGCAGAAACCGATTATCCTGAAAATTGATCCAAAAACCGGCGAAATTGTGGGGAAATTCGATTTCTCGGAAATCGCGAAAAAGCACGAAACCGACAACGATTCTGTATTAAACGGAATTACTTTCAAAGGTGAAAATATGCTGGTGACCGGAAAAAACTGGCCGACGATTTACGAAGTTAAAATCAAATAA